In a single window of the Gossypium hirsutum isolate 1008001.06 chromosome D02, Gossypium_hirsutum_v2.1, whole genome shotgun sequence genome:
- the LOC107907652 gene encoding uncharacterized protein: MTWAFFQSAFQRKYVKVRYIEAHRLEVTRLKQGERSVVEYEAEFLRLNRYAQSLVVTDYNKSRVFEALVEKTKVVEEIKRVERKRREEEKNLSKGKRDLGPSSLAPRPKKKARFDRPQQVEAAVRVELVSFNRCELQFSIKLSLRGQFNSLLGAVVSSGVVIGVVVDRGHGAEVQSRLRQGSLLWDMRGSTHSYITISVSGNLGILAEGNSEEISIISLSGQSVQVSKVYKRCPLEIQGHVFPADLMELSFKEFDLILGLDWLEEHRVDLDYVTKRVNLKVRDGEEVVMVGERSAVDGIQTFRDFLNVFLEELLGLLSDREVKFGIEVLLGTTPMSIAPY; this comes from the exons ATGACTTGGGCTTTCTTCCAAAGTGCATTCCAGAGAAAGTATGTGAAGGTGAGGTATATTGAGGCCCATAGGTTGGAGGTTACTAGGCTTAAGCAGGGTGAGAGGTCTGTggtcgagtatgaggccgagtttttgAGACTGAATAGGTATGCTCAGAGTTTAGTAGTGACTGATTACAACAAGAGT CGGGTCTTTGAAGCTTTGGTGGAGAAGACCAAAGTGGTTGAAGAGATTAAGCGCGTGGAGCGTAAGAGGAGGGAGGAGGAGAAGAATCTAAGTAAGGGTAAGAGGGATTTGGGTCCCTCTAGTTTAGCTCCACgacctaagaaaaaggctagatTTGATAGACCTCAACAGGTTGAGGCGGCTGTCAGGGTTGAGCTAGTTTCG TTTAATCGGTGCGAGCTCCAGTTCAGTATCAAGTTGAGCCTCAGAGGGCAGTTCAATAGTCTGCTAGGGGCCGTAGTCAGTTCAGGGGTGGTAATAGGGGTGGTCGTGGACAGAGGGCACGGGGCAGAGGTGCAATCTAGACTGAGGCAAGGTAGCCTACTTTGGGATATGCG TGGTTCCACGCATTCATATATTACTATTAGTGTGTCTGGTAATTTGGGGATTTTGGCTGAGGGAAATAGTGAAGAGATTTCTATTATTAGTTTGTCGGGTCAGTCAGTGCAAGTTAGTAAGGTGTACAAGAGATGTCCGTTAGAGATTCAGGGGCATGtgtttccagctgatttgatggaATTGTCGTTCAAAGAGTTTGACTTGATATTGGGTTTGGATTGGTTGGAGGAGCATCGAGTCGATTTGGATTATGTTACTAAAAGGGTAAATCTAAAAGTTAGGGATGGTGAAGAAGTTGTGATGGTCGGCGAGC GTTCAGCTGTGGATGGAATTCAAACATTTAGGGATTTTTTGAATGTCTTTCTTGAGGAGTTGCTTGGGTTACTGTCGGATAGAGAAGTTAAGTTTGGAATTGAGGTTTTGCTTGGGACAACTCCAATGTCTATTGCACCTTActga
- the LOC107908492 gene encoding galactose mutarotase — MADQPQIYELNNGTVVVKITNYGCTITSLSVPDKNGKLADVVLGFDTVEPYVKGASPYFGCIVGRVANRIKNGKFTLNGTGYSLPINKPPNSLHGGFKGFDKRIWEVAEYKKGDKPSITFKYRSSDGEEGYPGDVSVTATYTLTSSMTMKLDMEAVPENKATPINLAQHTYWNLAGHNSGNILDHTIQIWASEMTPVDENTVPTGEIKPVKGTPFDFTAEKKVGLQVHEVGLGYDHNYVLGGGEEKLGLKRAAKLKDPSSSRVLNLWTNAPGMQFYTGNYVNGVVGKGGAVYNKHAGLCLETQGFPNAINQSNFPSVVVQPGSKYQHTMLFEFSVE; from the exons ATGGCAGACCAACCGCAGATTTATGAACTCAACAATGGAACCGTGGTTGTTAAGATTACCAACTATGGCTGCACTATCACCTCATTGTCTGTTCCTGACAAAAACG GTAAATTAGCCGATGTCGTCCTGGGATTCGACACTGTCGAACCGTACGTG AAAGGTGCTTCACCTTATTTTGGATGCATTGTGGGAAGGGTTGCAAACAGGATAAAAAATGGCAAGTTTACTCTTAATGGAACGGGGTACTCTTTGCCAATCAACAAGCCTCCAAACAGTCTCCACG GTGGATTCAAGGGTTTTGACAAGAGAATATGGGAGGTAGCAGAATATAAGAAAGGCGACAAACCCTCCATTACTTTTAAATATCGCAGCAGCGATGGTGAGGAGG GTTACCCGGGTGATGTTTCTGTGACTGCAACCTACACTCTAACTTCAAGCATGACAATGAAGCTTGACATGGAAGCAGTGCCCGAGAATAAGGCCACTCCAATTAACTTGGCTCAACATACTTACTGGAACTTAGCAGGCCACAACTCAGGGAACATACTTGACCATACAATTCAGATATGGGCATCAGAAATGACTCCAGTGGACGAGAACACAGTTCCAACTGGAGAAATCAAGCCAGTTAAAGGGACTCCTTTTGACTTCACTGCTGAGAAGAAGGTTGGTCTTCAAGTCCATGAGGTAGGTTTGGGTTATGACCATAACTATGTTCTTGGCGGTGGGGAAGAAAAATTGGGTTTGAAACGTGCTGCCAAATTGAAGGACCCATCCAGCTCGAGGGTCCTTAACTTATGGACCAATGCACCTGGGATGCAATTTTACACTGGTAATTACGTGAATGGAGTAGTCGGGAAAGGAGGTGCTGTTTATAATAAGCATGCAGGGTTATGCTTGGAAACGCAGGGATTTCCAAATGCCATAAACCAATCAAACTTCCCATCAGTCGTTGTTCAACCTGGTAGCAAGTACCAGCACACTATGTTGTTTGAGTTTTCAGTTGAGTAA